The nucleotide sequence AGACTTTGAATTACCGATTAAAGAACTTGAAGAGCAGTACGATCGCGCCTGTAATATTGGCGAAGAGAGTGAAGTTGATGTGACTGCTACCTGCAAGCAAATCGAGAAAAAATTAAAGGAAAAGAAGAAAGAGATTTATAAAAATCTTACGGCTTGGCAACGTGTACAATTGTCAAGACATCCTAATCGTCCCTACACCCTGGATTATATAAATGCTATCTGTGGAGATACGTTTTTAGAACTGCATGGAGATCGTAGTGTAAAAGACGATAAAGCCATGATTGGTGGTCTTGGTAAAATTGGCGATCAAAGTTTTATGTTTGTTGGTCAACAAAAAGGATACAATACCAAAACTCGCCAGTATCGAAATTTCGGGATGGCAAATCCAGAAGGCTATCGTAAGGCTTTACGTTTAATGAGATCTGCTGAAAAATTTAATCTACCTGTAGTTTGCTTCGTAGATACTCCAGGAGCTTATCCTGGTTTAGAGGCAGAAGAAAGAGGACAGGGCGAAGCGATTGCTCGTAATATTTTAGAAATGACTCGCCTTAGTGTTCCAATTATCGTAGTGATTATTGGTGAAGGTGCCAGTGGAGGAGCCTTAGGAATAGGTGTAGGTAACAAGGTTTTAATGTTAGAAAACACTTGGTACTCTGTAATTTCTCCAGAGTCTTGTTCTTCGATTTTATGGAGAAGCTGGGAATATAAAGAAACCGCTGCAGAAGCTTTAAAACTTACTGCTGAAGACATGAAAAAGCAAAAGCTTATCGACGAGATTGTAAAGGAACCACTAGGTGGTGCACATAGCGATCGTGAGGGAGCTTTTAAAGAAGTAGAAAAATCTATTTTAGGTGCTTTTGAAGAACTTAAAAACTTATCAAAGGAAGATTTGATAA is from Zunongwangia endophytica and encodes:
- a CDS encoding acetyl-CoA carboxylase carboxyltransferase subunit alpha; amino-acid sequence: MEYLDFELPIKELEEQYDRACNIGEESEVDVTATCKQIEKKLKEKKKEIYKNLTAWQRVQLSRHPNRPYTLDYINAICGDTFLELHGDRSVKDDKAMIGGLGKIGDQSFMFVGQQKGYNTKTRQYRNFGMANPEGYRKALRLMRSAEKFNLPVVCFVDTPGAYPGLEAEERGQGEAIARNILEMTRLSVPIIVVIIGEGASGGALGIGVGNKVLMLENTWYSVISPESCSSILWRSWEYKETAAEALKLTAEDMKKQKLIDEIVKEPLGGAHSDREGAFKEVEKSILGAFEELKNLSKEDLISSRMDKYLDMGVYKD